A stretch of Synechococcus sp. WH 8020 DNA encodes these proteins:
- a CDS encoding inositol monophosphatase family protein, which translates to MPDPLTPQQLERVHLLLDQVAERQRNDFGHIVSDVKPDGSLITACDRWSDAVFVQGLAEIAPGEGVLSEEGSQECPSSQAYWVVDPLDGTTNFAAGIPYWAISIARFVNGEPSEAFLDIPSLRQRIVAIRGQGAWRNQKRLTPDIRVAAGSSCISLCSRSIRVLQKRPNQSFPGKIRLLGVASLNLVSVAMGQTAGALEATPKIWDLAAAWLVLTELGCPLIWLGPHPAHLEPGWDLSEMGFPVVAAGSQKQLERLAPWGELLLKS; encoded by the coding sequence GTGCCTGACCCGCTTACTCCTCAGCAACTCGAGCGAGTGCATCTTTTACTTGATCAAGTTGCAGAACGTCAGCGCAATGACTTTGGCCACATCGTGTCCGACGTCAAACCTGATGGAAGCTTGATCACAGCCTGTGATCGATGGAGTGATGCTGTCTTTGTTCAGGGACTAGCCGAAATAGCCCCTGGTGAGGGTGTGCTCAGTGAAGAGGGAAGTCAGGAGTGTCCGTCGAGCCAGGCGTACTGGGTGGTGGATCCGTTGGATGGCACCACCAATTTCGCGGCTGGGATTCCTTACTGGGCTATTTCGATTGCCAGATTCGTGAATGGTGAGCCTTCAGAGGCGTTTCTCGATATCCCTTCCTTGCGCCAAAGGATCGTTGCGATTCGAGGACAAGGGGCCTGGAGAAATCAAAAACGGTTGACCCCCGATATCAGGGTTGCGGCTGGAAGTTCTTGTATCTCGCTTTGCAGTCGATCGATTCGCGTTCTCCAGAAAAGGCCAAACCAGTCCTTTCCAGGAAAAATACGTCTTTTGGGTGTTGCAAGCCTCAATTTGGTCAGTGTGGCGATGGGTCAAACCGCTGGTGCGCTCGAGGCCACTCCCAAAATTTGGGACTTAGCCGCAGCTTGGCTCGTACTCACTGAACTGGGCTGCCCCTTGATTTGGCTCGGTCCTCATCCGGCTCATTTGGAACCAGGCTGGGATCTCTCAGAGATGGGCTTCCCTGTGGTGGCTGCTGGCTCTCAGAAGCAGCTGGAACGTTTGGCGCCTTGGGGAGAGCTTCTGCTGAAGAGTTGA
- a CDS encoding TolC family protein: MDQSTLPNAIDIKGPRPKADPSVLPPAATTLPDDLKALSSPDSLALPDLPSQVTIRELRPLTLQEVERLVEVNNPGLKAAASQVEQAKSALRAAIALWYPTVNLTANGLPQYLEGERYSNPDFLTTFNQQNPLTGEPFSGRDPNTYTKRWSATFSAQVQWNLIDPARVPQIASARDSFEKASDAYLIALRDLRLQASTSYFELQRQDEQVRIGQQSVRASLVSLSEARARYQAGVANKLEVLEAQTQLSRDRLQLTNGLAAQSRARRGLASLLDLPQDVTPTAADPSRVLGTWQPSLQESIIAAYAFREELDQFILDISINNSNANAALAAVQPVLSIFNSFDTTRIQGQSNRSGSIDLDDYNWNYNNAVGLSATWNIFDGGRARAQYRQRKQRAEESKYNFASERDRIRSEVEDSFFNLRRASQNIHTSTSEVLTAAESLRISRLRFQAGVTTQREVVDTQRDLTEAQVRYANAINAYNVSIAELRRRTGLDQVLACPALNLPATKPSQGDINVPIEPQPYRPPCEVPVPVFQS, translated from the coding sequence ATGGATCAGTCGACTCTGCCGAATGCCATCGACATCAAAGGGCCTCGTCCCAAGGCCGATCCATCGGTATTGCCACCCGCGGCAACCACCCTTCCTGATGATTTGAAAGCGCTGTCATCACCCGACAGTCTTGCCTTACCCGACCTTCCCTCTCAGGTCACGATCCGCGAACTCCGCCCCTTAACCCTGCAAGAGGTGGAGCGCTTAGTTGAAGTGAATAACCCCGGCTTGAAGGCTGCCGCAAGTCAGGTTGAACAGGCCAAGTCCGCACTGCGTGCTGCGATAGCGCTTTGGTATCCCACAGTGAACCTGACTGCGAATGGATTGCCGCAATATCTGGAGGGTGAACGATATAGCAATCCTGATTTTCTCACTACATTTAATCAGCAAAATCCTCTGACAGGAGAACCATTTTCGGGACGTGACCCTAATACCTACACAAAGCGCTGGTCTGCCACGTTCTCTGCTCAAGTGCAGTGGAATCTGATCGATCCTGCACGTGTTCCCCAAATAGCGTCAGCACGCGACAGCTTTGAGAAGGCAAGTGATGCTTACCTCATCGCGTTGAGAGATCTGAGGCTTCAGGCCTCAACAAGTTATTTTGAGCTCCAGCGTCAGGACGAACAAGTACGCATCGGTCAACAGTCGGTTCGCGCTTCGCTCGTGAGTTTGAGTGAAGCCCGTGCTCGATACCAAGCCGGAGTCGCTAACAAACTCGAAGTATTGGAAGCGCAAACGCAGCTTTCGAGAGACCGATTGCAGCTTACAAATGGTTTAGCTGCTCAATCCCGTGCTCGCCGAGGATTAGCTTCACTTCTGGATCTTCCACAGGATGTCACCCCCACAGCCGCGGATCCATCTCGTGTGCTCGGCACTTGGCAACCATCACTGCAAGAAAGCATCATCGCTGCCTATGCGTTTAGGGAAGAGTTAGATCAGTTCATCCTGGATATCTCAATCAACAACAGCAACGCCAATGCTGCTCTCGCTGCTGTGCAGCCAGTACTGAGCATTTTTAATAGTTTTGATACAACTAGGATCCAGGGGCAGTCCAACCGATCGGGCTCGATTGATCTGGATGATTACAACTGGAATTACAACAATGCCGTTGGTTTAAGTGCTACCTGGAACATTTTTGATGGTGGGCGTGCCCGCGCTCAATACCGTCAACGTAAGCAGCGTGCCGAAGAGAGCAAATACAATTTTGCTTCTGAGCGAGATCGCATTCGCTCAGAAGTTGAAGATAGTTTCTTCAATCTTCGCAGAGCGTCCCAAAACATTCATACCTCCACTAGTGAGGTTCTAACTGCTGCTGAGTCGCTTAGAATTTCTCGTTTACGATTTCAAGCTGGTGTAACGACACAACGTGAGGTTGTGGATACTCAGCGTGATTTAACGGAAGCTCAGGTCCGTTACGCCAATGCAATCAACGCTTACAACGTCAGTATCGCTGAATTGCGCCGTCGCACCGGACTTGATCAAGTTTTGGCATGTCCAGCCCTCAATTTGCCTGCTACAAAGCCATCGCAGGGAGATATTAATGTCCCCATCGAGCCGCAACCCTATCGTCCTCCTTGCGAAGTACCAGTTCCTGTGTTTCAGAGCTGA
- a CDS encoding TIGR03279 family radical SAM protein: MWNEPSAGVAVAALDPDRASRQPAPAVVASVEPGSIGEDLGFEPGDQLLSINGVRPRDLIDYRYLIVEEELHLEIRDAAGELHQVDLEKDEDDGLGLVFTEALFDGLRQCSNACAFCFIDQQPPGHRSSLYLKDDDYRLSFLYGSYLTLTNLSESDWQRIEQQRLSPLFVSVHATDPELRSNLLQNPRAGQLMQQLTWFAERDLQIHAQVVVCPDQNDGAALLRTIQDLAQFAGGQWPAVLSVAVVPVGLTRFRPSSDGLRAVSPRDARQVIAAVEPLQKEFQAKLDSSFVWLSDEWYLMAGLSLPSRASYEDFPQQENGVGSIRAFLASLDEATTNLPHSVEKPVRSSWVVGRLVETALEPVLKRLNAVEGVQLTLHGLPSPYWGQDQVVTGLLTGQDLLDGLIDQDLGDQLLLPSVMLRQGDPVFLDDMTLNQIRQILPVPIRIVHGAAEIVALALGSIEKST; this comes from the coding sequence GTGTGGAATGAACCTTCTGCAGGTGTGGCTGTTGCGGCTCTTGATCCGGATCGTGCCTCACGCCAGCCCGCACCCGCCGTTGTGGCATCGGTGGAACCGGGATCGATCGGTGAGGACCTTGGCTTTGAGCCTGGAGATCAGTTGTTGAGCATTAATGGTGTTCGTCCCCGAGATCTGATCGATTACCGCTATTTGATCGTTGAGGAAGAGCTGCATTTAGAGATTCGCGATGCAGCAGGGGAGCTTCACCAGGTGGATCTGGAAAAGGATGAGGACGATGGACTTGGGCTGGTATTCACAGAAGCCCTGTTCGATGGATTGCGGCAATGCAGCAATGCTTGTGCCTTCTGCTTCATCGATCAGCAACCACCTGGTCACCGCAGCAGCCTCTATCTCAAGGACGATGACTATCGCTTGAGCTTTCTCTATGGCTCTTATTTAACACTTACAAATTTAAGCGAGTCCGATTGGCAGAGGATTGAACAACAGCGACTGTCGCCCTTATTTGTTTCTGTCCATGCCACTGACCCCGAGCTGCGCTCGAACCTTTTGCAGAATCCACGAGCCGGTCAGCTCATGCAGCAATTGACCTGGTTTGCCGAACGCGATCTGCAGATCCACGCGCAGGTGGTGGTGTGCCCTGATCAAAACGATGGAGCGGCGTTGCTGCGCACCATCCAGGATTTGGCTCAATTTGCCGGCGGTCAGTGGCCGGCAGTGCTCTCAGTGGCAGTTGTTCCTGTTGGCCTGACCCGGTTCAGGCCTTCCTCCGATGGCTTACGTGCGGTTAGCCCAAGGGATGCAAGACAGGTGATTGCCGCGGTGGAACCTCTTCAGAAGGAGTTTCAGGCCAAACTTGATAGCAGCTTTGTCTGGCTTTCAGACGAGTGGTATTTGATGGCTGGTTTGTCGTTGCCCTCGCGTGCGAGCTACGAAGATTTTCCTCAGCAGGAAAATGGCGTTGGCAGTATTCGAGCGTTTCTTGCGTCTTTGGATGAGGCAACCACCAACCTCCCCCACTCTGTTGAGAAACCTGTGAGAAGTAGTTGGGTGGTGGGACGTTTGGTTGAAACCGCTCTTGAACCAGTGCTCAAGAGGCTCAACGCGGTGGAGGGAGTTCAACTGACCTTGCATGGCCTCCCAAGTCCTTACTGGGGCCAAGATCAGGTCGTCACGGGCTTGCTGACAGGACAAGACCTCCTTGATGGCTTGATTGATCAAGACCTGGGTGATCAGCTTTTGCTGCCTTCTGTCATGCTCCGCCAAGGCGATCCGGTGTTTTTGGACGACATGACGTTGAATCAAATTCGGCAGATTTTGCCGGTTCCGATCCGAATCGTGCATGGAGCAGCTGAGATCGTGGCCTTAGCACTCGGTTCCATCGAAAAAAGCACTTAA
- a CDS encoding undecaprenyl-diphosphate phosphatase has product MTPDPGLLEACWRDFVLGVVQGLTEFLPISSTAHLKVVPVLAGWGDPGVSVTAVIQLGSILAVIAYFRADLAGVLKGISGAFRRGQWREPEARLGVAMVIGTLPILIAGLCIKLFWPGYATSPLRSVPAIAVVSIVMALLLGFAELLGPRLKQLNQVDGRDGLVVGLAQVLSLIPGVSRSGSTLTAALFDGWKRADAARFSFLLGIPAITIAGLVELKDAFSPPSAGGVLPVLVGICSAAVVSWLAIDWLIKYLQSHSTRIFVVYRLLFGVLLLVWWSGSASN; this is encoded by the coding sequence TTGACGCCAGATCCTGGACTGCTGGAAGCTTGTTGGCGTGATTTTGTGCTCGGTGTCGTGCAGGGGCTCACAGAGTTTTTGCCGATCAGCAGCACGGCCCACCTCAAAGTTGTTCCTGTCCTTGCCGGATGGGGTGACCCTGGCGTCTCGGTGACCGCCGTGATTCAACTAGGCAGCATCCTTGCTGTGATTGCCTATTTCCGTGCTGATTTGGCGGGAGTGCTCAAAGGCATCAGTGGAGCGTTCCGCCGCGGTCAATGGCGTGAACCTGAGGCGCGGCTTGGGGTTGCGATGGTGATCGGTACCCTGCCCATCTTGATTGCCGGTTTGTGCATCAAGTTGTTTTGGCCTGGTTACGCCACCTCCCCATTGCGAAGTGTCCCGGCCATTGCTGTGGTCTCAATTGTGATGGCGCTTCTGTTGGGGTTCGCTGAACTGCTCGGGCCGCGACTGAAGCAGCTCAATCAGGTGGATGGACGGGACGGACTTGTGGTTGGTCTGGCTCAAGTTCTGTCATTGATCCCGGGTGTCTCTCGTTCCGGAAGCACCCTCACGGCAGCACTCTTTGATGGATGGAAGCGGGCGGATGCGGCTCGCTTCTCATTTTTGTTAGGGATTCCCGCCATCACGATCGCAGGATTGGTGGAATTGAAGGACGCATTCTCACCCCCCAGCGCGGGAGGGGTGTTGCCTGTTCTTGTGGGGATCTGTTCTGCCGCAGTGGTGTCCTGGCTGGCGATCGACTGGCTGATTAAATATCTCCAGAGTCACAGCACCAGGATTTTTGTGGTGTACAGGTTGCTCTTTGGTGTGCTCCTTTTGGTCTGGTGGTCTGGTTCGGCATCAAACTGA
- a CDS encoding DUF3120 domain-containing protein — translation MLSGLIQTPTSETKALVMSQVPTFSFPRSLSLWASALVVLPVFLQAPWVRFHPVSSCLFTAVLLTTGIVAVQVGTRSWKEFGPLLVGFSGSWLAGTLFWGWLRTHPVLHLPVEAIALPLAVGGLNSRWKLSCSFYLASLLGTAITDITMALTGVMSFWPEVVKATSNEAPHLLNEAAKQVLQPTSFLILVSAAGLVLWLAKQFWTQAARSSKHQEAWRIAAAVLSTTLLIDALFLVLSLSVPSLSGLI, via the coding sequence TTGCTGAGTGGTCTGATTCAGACGCCAACATCGGAGACGAAGGCCCTGGTGATGTCCCAGGTTCCAACGTTTTCGTTTCCTCGCTCGCTGTCCTTATGGGCTTCAGCATTGGTTGTTCTGCCTGTCTTTCTTCAGGCTCCCTGGGTACGCTTTCACCCGGTTAGTTCTTGTTTGTTCACCGCAGTTCTCCTGACAACAGGGATCGTGGCGGTTCAGGTTGGCACTAGGTCTTGGAAGGAATTCGGCCCCCTGCTGGTGGGATTCAGTGGGAGTTGGCTGGCTGGAACCCTGTTTTGGGGATGGTTGCGCACGCATCCGGTGTTGCATTTACCCGTTGAGGCCATTGCCTTACCTCTAGCCGTTGGAGGTCTTAACAGTCGCTGGAAGCTGAGTTGTTCCTTTTACCTCGCTTCACTCCTTGGCACAGCTATCACAGACATCACCATGGCTCTGACCGGGGTGATGTCGTTTTGGCCAGAGGTTGTTAAAGCCACCTCCAACGAAGCCCCCCATCTTCTCAATGAGGCGGCAAAGCAGGTTTTGCAACCGACTTCGTTCTTGATTCTCGTTTCAGCCGCAGGGCTAGTCCTCTGGTTGGCAAAGCAGTTTTGGACGCAAGCAGCCAGGTCTTCAAAGCATCAAGAAGCGTGGAGGATTGCAGCTGCGGTTCTCTCCACCACCCTCTTGATTGATGCTTTATTTCTGGTGCTGTCCCTCTCAGTCCCAAGCCTGAGCGGTCTGATCTGA
- the psbU gene encoding photosystem II complex extrinsic protein PsbU: MKRLLSWLTGLVVIGGLLIGLLVPPSVSAAEIRNVADDKLAERGDKVDLNNSSVRRFQQFPGMYPTFAGKIVLGGPYENVDDVLKLDLSERQKELFEKYRDNFVVTAPSIALNEGFDRINDGQYR; this comes from the coding sequence ATGAAGCGCCTGTTGTCCTGGCTGACGGGCTTGGTTGTGATCGGTGGCCTATTGATAGGCCTTCTCGTTCCCCCCAGTGTTTCTGCAGCTGAGATTAGAAATGTCGCAGACGACAAACTCGCCGAACGCGGCGACAAGGTTGATTTAAATAATTCCTCAGTGCGTCGCTTTCAGCAATTCCCTGGGATGTATCCCACTTTCGCAGGAAAGATTGTTTTGGGAGGTCCTTACGAGAACGTCGATGACGTTCTGAAACTCGACCTCTCAGAGCGTCAGAAAGAGTTGTTCGAAAAATACCGCGACAATTTCGTGGTCACAGCTCCATCGATTGCGCTCAACGAGGGCTTCGATCGCATCAACGACGGGCAGTACCGTTGA
- the nadB gene encoding L-aspartate oxidase — translation MSSSNATSIEPIAPGPWDVIVVGAGAAGLMTCLELPPGLRVLLLNRNTSRRSSSRWAQGGIAAVTRSNDNAGSHGEDTVRAGAGLCDGDAVRLLVDQAPHSVLRLQELGMEFDRNPDGSLATTLEAAHSHRRVLHVQDRTGKALVDVLRERVDARPGLQHRRGVRVTQLWVQNNRCCGVQVLEGPRLHWIPARAVVLATGGGGHLYANTTNPAQACGEGVALAWQAGAAIEDLEFIQFHPTALKLEHAPCFLISEAVRGEGALLVDAFGQSPVHELEGKDLASRDQVSRALVRRMQAQGVAHMGLDLTPINTETLLRRFPTILERCHDLGINPENQPIPVAPAAHYWMGGVATDLQAATSLPGLYAVGEVACTGLHGANRLASNSLMECLVFARQLRDIDLGNPLSKTTTEERRSEATSDNAHSHGPFSKQELTQSIHWLRSECWRVAGVDRSAHGMQDVLQTLQKATPILEAMTPLKLMQQQHPGQRTLLNENRRAELNLMLDLLHRQQSSSLLLEACLFRKESRGGHFRNDTPAPMPQWCRHSRQVKGQTTGTRAVTS, via the coding sequence ATGAGCAGCAGCAACGCAACCTCTATCGAACCGATTGCGCCTGGACCCTGGGATGTGATCGTGGTTGGCGCCGGTGCTGCCGGACTAATGACATGCTTGGAGCTGCCACCGGGCCTACGGGTCCTGCTCCTCAATCGAAACACGAGCAGGCGATCGTCGAGTCGCTGGGCTCAGGGAGGGATTGCAGCAGTCACCCGTTCCAACGACAACGCTGGAAGCCACGGCGAAGACACAGTGCGGGCAGGAGCTGGGCTGTGTGATGGCGATGCCGTGCGCCTTCTGGTTGATCAAGCCCCGCACAGCGTGCTCAGACTGCAAGAGCTCGGCATGGAGTTTGATCGCAACCCGGATGGGTCACTGGCGACCACCCTCGAGGCGGCACATAGTCATCGAAGGGTTCTCCATGTACAGGACCGCACAGGCAAAGCCTTGGTGGATGTCTTGAGAGAACGCGTGGATGCTCGTCCTGGTTTGCAGCATCGCCGAGGCGTGCGGGTGACCCAGCTCTGGGTGCAAAACAATCGCTGCTGTGGAGTCCAGGTCCTCGAAGGCCCCAGACTTCACTGGATTCCTGCCCGCGCCGTGGTGTTAGCCACCGGAGGTGGAGGCCACCTTTACGCCAATACCACCAACCCAGCACAAGCCTGCGGGGAAGGTGTTGCACTGGCCTGGCAAGCCGGAGCCGCAATCGAAGATCTGGAATTCATTCAGTTCCATCCCACAGCCCTCAAACTTGAACATGCACCTTGCTTCTTAATCTCTGAAGCCGTCCGCGGCGAGGGGGCTCTACTTGTCGACGCCTTTGGACAAAGCCCCGTCCATGAACTGGAAGGGAAAGACTTAGCCTCAAGAGATCAGGTCAGTCGTGCTCTGGTTCGTCGCATGCAGGCGCAAGGGGTCGCTCACATGGGACTAGACCTCACCCCCATCAACACTGAGACCTTGCTGCGGCGGTTCCCCACCATCTTGGAACGCTGCCACGACTTGGGCATCAACCCAGAGAACCAGCCGATTCCCGTGGCTCCAGCAGCCCACTATTGGATGGGAGGTGTCGCCACCGACTTGCAAGCTGCTACCAGCCTTCCTGGCCTTTACGCCGTTGGAGAAGTGGCCTGCACCGGTCTGCATGGAGCCAATCGACTTGCCAGCAACTCATTGATGGAATGCCTTGTCTTCGCAAGGCAACTGCGTGACATCGACCTTGGCAATCCACTTTCTAAAACAACGACAGAAGAACGACGATCAGAAGCAACATCAGACAACGCTCATAGTCATGGACCATTCAGCAAACAGGAACTCACTCAATCCATCCATTGGCTGAGATCGGAATGCTGGCGCGTTGCAGGCGTGGATCGTTCAGCCCACGGCATGCAAGACGTATTGCAAACACTGCAGAAAGCCACGCCAATCCTTGAAGCGATGACGCCTCTCAAGCTCATGCAACAGCAACATCCTGGACAGCGAACCCTACTGAATGAAAACAGGCGAGCGGAGCTGAACCTGATGTTGGATCTCCTGCATCGCCAGCAATCAAGTTCTTTGCTGTTGGAAGCTTGTTTGTTCAGGAAAGAAAGCAGGGGCGGACATTTCCGTAATGACACCCCAGCTCCCATGCCTCAATGGTGCCGCCATAGCCGCCAAGTCAAGGGCCAAACCACCGGGACGAGAGCCGTGACTTCTTAA
- a CDS encoding vitamin K epoxide reductase family protein codes for MATQRLTSRRRQDQGSKWVRIVMAVLATVGVIDTGSITLKFWGVLGDLTCPMGAGGCDKVLNSPWGTLFQGDGFSIPLSFSGLIAYLAVLVMAVVPLLPGLSENKADLSRRTWWGLFTVSLVMTVFSLVLVGLMVIKIQAFCFFCVLSAVLSLALLVLSLAGGGWDDPSQLLFRGFLLALGVLLGGLIWASVVDPERPDAVATGPGAPPPVLTESNPAKISLAEHLTASGAVMYSAYWCPHCHEQKEMFGKEAAKTLKVVECAPTGQNNDAKLCQSKGIEGFPTWEINGELDSGVKKLPDLARLSGYQGPKDF; via the coding sequence ATGGCAACTCAGCGTCTCACCAGCCGACGCCGGCAGGACCAAGGCTCGAAATGGGTTCGGATTGTCATGGCCGTTTTGGCCACGGTCGGCGTCATCGATACGGGCTCGATCACTCTCAAGTTTTGGGGAGTGCTTGGGGATCTCACCTGTCCGATGGGTGCGGGTGGTTGTGACAAGGTTCTGAATAGTCCTTGGGGCACGTTGTTTCAGGGGGATGGCTTCAGCATTCCCCTCTCCTTTTCAGGCTTGATCGCGTATCTCGCCGTTCTGGTCATGGCGGTTGTGCCCTTGCTCCCGGGTTTGTCAGAAAACAAAGCAGACCTGTCGCGTCGCACCTGGTGGGGCTTGTTTACGGTCTCACTCGTCATGACTGTGTTCAGCCTGGTGCTTGTGGGTCTGATGGTGATCAAGATCCAGGCCTTCTGCTTTTTCTGCGTTCTTTCGGCGGTTCTCTCCCTAGCTTTATTGGTCTTGTCGTTGGCTGGAGGAGGTTGGGATGACCCCTCTCAACTGTTGTTTCGGGGTTTCCTTCTTGCGCTGGGCGTGTTGCTTGGTGGCCTGATTTGGGCTTCAGTTGTGGATCCTGAACGTCCAGATGCCGTAGCTACAGGCCCAGGCGCACCTCCGCCGGTGCTCACGGAAAGCAACCCAGCAAAAATCTCTCTTGCCGAACACCTCACGGCTTCTGGAGCGGTGATGTACAGCGCCTATTGGTGCCCCCATTGCCACGAGCAGAAGGAGATGTTTGGTAAGGAAGCTGCCAAAACCCTCAAGGTTGTTGAGTGTGCCCCAACAGGTCAAAACAACGACGCCAAGCTTTGTCAAAGCAAGGGGATTGAAGGATTCCCCACCTGGGAGATCAACGGCGAGCTCGATTCTGGGGTGAAAAAACTTCCTGACCTTGCCCGTCTTTCTGGATATCAGGGGCCGAAGGACTTCTGA
- the rimO gene encoding 30S ribosomal protein S12 methylthiotransferase RimO, whose translation MAGDAKTGNSLSERPTVAFAHLGCEKNRVDTEHMLGLLAEAGYGVSSDENNASLVVVNTCSFIQDAREESVRTLVGLAEQGKELIIAGCLAQHFQDELLESIPEAKAIVGTGDYQHIVEVLQQVEAGERVNRVSQTPTFVADENLPRYRTTGEAVAYLKVAEGCDYRCAFCIIPHLRGNQRSRTIESIVAEAHQLAEQGVQELILISQITTNYGLDLYGKPRLADLLKALGDVEIPWIRVHYAYPTGLTPDVLAAYRDVPNVLPYLDLPLQHSHPEVLRAMNRPWQADVNERLLDQIREQLPNAILRTTLIVGFPGETEAQFEHLAGFLERQRFDHVGIFTFSPEDGTAAATLPDSVPDEIAIARKDKLMTLQQPISAARNASWIGRTVDVLVEQHNPSTGEMIGRCARFAPEVDGEVLVQPGDNGIQVNPGTMVPVQITGADIYDLSGRVVSAAHMVAAARAAT comes from the coding sequence ATGGCCGGGGACGCCAAAACAGGCAACAGCCTCTCAGAACGGCCAACGGTGGCCTTCGCCCATCTGGGCTGCGAAAAAAATCGCGTGGATACGGAGCACATGCTCGGACTTCTCGCTGAAGCCGGCTATGGGGTCAGCAGCGATGAAAACAATGCCAGCCTTGTGGTGGTCAATACCTGCAGCTTCATTCAAGACGCCCGCGAAGAATCAGTACGAACCCTCGTGGGACTTGCAGAGCAAGGCAAGGAGCTGATCATTGCTGGATGCCTGGCCCAGCATTTTCAGGACGAGCTTCTGGAATCGATACCAGAAGCAAAAGCGATCGTGGGCACCGGCGACTATCAACACATCGTGGAGGTGCTGCAGCAGGTAGAAGCGGGCGAACGCGTAAATCGCGTGAGTCAAACGCCAACCTTTGTGGCCGACGAAAACCTGCCCCGCTATCGCACCACAGGGGAAGCCGTTGCCTATTTAAAAGTTGCTGAAGGCTGCGACTACCGCTGCGCGTTTTGCATCATTCCCCATCTCCGCGGAAATCAACGCTCAAGAACGATCGAATCGATCGTGGCTGAAGCCCATCAGTTGGCAGAACAAGGGGTTCAGGAATTGATCCTGATCAGTCAGATCACCACCAATTACGGCCTAGACCTCTATGGCAAGCCCCGTCTTGCCGATCTCCTCAAGGCACTCGGCGATGTGGAAATCCCCTGGATTCGTGTGCACTACGCCTACCCCACGGGGCTTACCCCTGACGTTCTTGCGGCCTACCGAGATGTTCCCAATGTGCTGCCGTATCTCGATTTACCCCTTCAGCACAGCCATCCTGAGGTGCTGCGAGCCATGAATCGGCCTTGGCAAGCAGATGTCAATGAGCGATTGCTCGATCAGATTCGTGAACAGCTACCGAATGCAATCCTTCGCACCACATTGATTGTGGGATTCCCCGGCGAAACAGAGGCCCAATTCGAACATCTGGCCGGCTTCTTAGAACGTCAACGCTTTGATCACGTTGGCATTTTCACCTTCTCGCCAGAAGATGGAACGGCTGCGGCAACACTTCCTGATTCAGTCCCTGATGAGATTGCCATCGCACGCAAAGACAAGTTGATGACGTTGCAACAGCCCATTTCGGCAGCTCGCAATGCCTCCTGGATTGGCAGAACCGTGGATGTCTTAGTGGAGCAACACAATCCTTCCACCGGTGAAATGATTGGCCGATGCGCCCGCTTCGCTCCAGAAGTGGACGGAGAAGTGCTCGTACAACCCGGTGATAACGGAATACAAGTGAATCCGGGAACAATGGTGCCCGTTCAGATCACAGGAGCAGACATCTACGACCTCTCCGGCAGAGTCGTGAGCGCTGCTCACATGGTCGCCGCCGCTCGCGCTGCGACGTGA